A stretch of the Anaeromyxobacter sp. genome encodes the following:
- a CDS encoding universal stress protein produces MKGLDNVWVYVEARAPAEQALAAAIEAARRGGGALTVVGAIGRSEDRVFQTTFGREILRMVRDDREARLRNLEEMARAALPPGRTRSTMLEGEVPWHSVVLHAIAHPPDVLVVPARGEDPFGPDSVTQHLFRKCPAPVWSVHPGRAPFPRRALAAVDPGAPGSVERDLARRVLELSVRMAGTGPIELHAAHAWSVPSESLIRSKFGAKRTQAFLDQQREQAREQLEALIAEAHLESSLAGTHLPAGNPAAAIPALADELDADLVVLGSAGRNGLAGILIGSTAEAIVTRLARSVAVVKPAGYVSPVRPLAAARW; encoded by the coding sequence ATGAAGGGCCTGGACAACGTGTGGGTCTACGTCGAGGCGCGCGCGCCCGCCGAGCAGGCCCTGGCGGCCGCGATCGAGGCCGCGCGCCGCGGCGGCGGCGCGCTCACGGTGGTCGGCGCCATCGGCCGGTCGGAGGATCGGGTCTTCCAGACCACCTTCGGCCGGGAGATCCTGCGCATGGTCCGCGACGACCGGGAGGCGCGCCTGCGCAACCTCGAGGAGATGGCCCGCGCCGCGCTCCCCCCGGGGCGCACCCGCTCGACCATGCTCGAGGGGGAGGTGCCCTGGCACAGCGTCGTGCTCCACGCCATCGCCCATCCTCCCGACGTCCTGGTGGTCCCCGCCCGCGGTGAAGACCCGTTCGGCCCGGACTCGGTGACCCAGCACCTCTTCCGCAAGTGCCCCGCGCCGGTCTGGTCGGTCCACCCGGGCCGGGCTCCGTTCCCGCGCCGGGCGCTCGCGGCCGTGGATCCTGGCGCGCCCGGCAGCGTCGAGCGCGACCTGGCACGCCGGGTCCTCGAGCTGTCCGTCCGGATGGCCGGCACGGGGCCGATCGAGCTCCACGCCGCCCACGCCTGGAGCGTGCCGTCCGAGTCGCTGATCAGGTCGAAGTTCGGGGCGAAGCGCACCCAGGCCTTCCTGGACCAGCAGCGGGAGCAGGCGCGGGAGCAGCTGGAGGCGCTGATCGCGGAGGCGCACCTCGAGTCCTCCCTGGCCGGCACGCACCTCCCCGCCGGCAACCCCGCGGCGGCGATCCCGGCCCTGGCCGATGAGCTCGATGCCGACCTGGTGGTGCTGGGCAGCGCGGGGCGCAACGGCCTGGCGGGCATCCTGATCGGCAGCACGGCCGAGGCCATCGTGACGCGCCTGGCCCGGTCCGTGGCGGTGGTGAAGCCCGCCGGCTACGTGTCGCCGGTGCGGCCCCTGGCGGCGGCGCGGTGGTGA
- a CDS encoding response regulator: MSKERRTHPRFPLLLNVQYLDAEAVLDTTENLSATGLFIRTERQFTPGERTALVVSFPQLLEPVELIVEVVRHRGGEGGAPGGVAVRIPDDLPDHRAKLAEVTRRIATAARTQETSYRILLVEDNSLVAQMYAAALRRLSDTDKIAGLGVEVCNDGASAWDRLVRTPPVDLLITDVFMPVLSGIDLIERLRAEPRLVHLPVVVITSGGEKERAELQDLGVTLFLHKPVKYPDLADTVRFLLKARAGKVTSPPRAAVVPPNEPNPKALTDAPALPSVGDAKKPAPSR, from the coding sequence ATGTCCAAGGAGCGTCGCACCCACCCGAGGTTCCCCCTCCTGCTCAACGTCCAGTACCTGGACGCCGAGGCGGTCCTCGACACCACCGAGAACCTGTCGGCCACCGGGCTCTTCATCCGCACCGAGCGGCAGTTCACCCCGGGCGAGCGGACCGCGCTGGTGGTCTCCTTCCCGCAGCTGCTCGAACCGGTGGAGCTGATCGTCGAGGTGGTGCGCCACCGCGGCGGCGAGGGCGGCGCCCCGGGCGGGGTGGCGGTGCGCATCCCGGACGACCTGCCCGACCACCGCGCCAAGCTGGCCGAGGTGACCCGGCGCATCGCCACGGCGGCCCGCACCCAGGAGACCAGCTACCGGATCCTGCTGGTGGAGGACAACTCGCTGGTGGCCCAGATGTACGCCGCCGCCCTGCGCCGGCTCTCCGACACCGACAAGATCGCCGGGCTGGGCGTGGAGGTCTGCAACGACGGGGCGTCCGCCTGGGACCGGCTGGTGCGCACGCCGCCGGTGGACCTGCTCATCACCGACGTGTTCATGCCGGTGCTCTCGGGAATCGACCTCATCGAGCGGCTGCGCGCCGAGCCGCGGCTGGTGCACCTGCCGGTGGTGGTCATCACCTCGGGCGGGGAGAAGGAGCGCGCCGAGCTGCAGGACCTGGGCGTCACGCTCTTCCTGCACAAGCCGGTCAAGTACCCGGACCTGGCCGACACCGTCCGCTTCCTCCTCAAGGCGCGAGCCGGCAAGGTGACCTCGCCGCCCCGGGCGGCGGTGGTGCCCCCGAACGAGCCCAACCCCAAGGCCTTGACGGATGCGCCGGCGCTGCCCAGCGTGGGGGATGCCAAGAAGCCGGCCCCCAGCCGGTGA
- a CDS encoding calcium/sodium antiporter, whose translation MSHWMLAASLLGGLMVLTLGADRLVAGASRLAVLAGISPLVVGLTVVAYGTSTPELVISVKAGLGGNPDLALGNVVGSNVFNVLFILGVAGLVAPLAVARQLVRLEVPIMIGASLAVWALALDGAVGRWDGLLLAVGIAAYTTWSIWRSRREEADRRAATPAPPEAGPAGGQGRGRELLSGLLWVGAGLVLLVVGARLFVDGSVALARLLGVSDLVIGLTIVAAGTSLPEVATSVVATLRGERDIAIGNVVGSNIYNLLAVLGVSALATPGGLRVAPALLAFDLPVMVAVAVACLPIFLTGLSIARLEAAAFLGFYLAYAAYLVLKAQEHDALRGFTAVMLEFVIPLAVLGIAVSLWRHFRSPAASR comes from the coding sequence ATGAGCCACTGGATGCTCGCCGCCTCACTCCTCGGCGGCCTGATGGTCCTCACACTGGGTGCGGACCGGCTGGTCGCCGGCGCCTCCCGGCTGGCCGTCCTGGCCGGCATCTCGCCGCTCGTGGTGGGGCTCACGGTGGTGGCCTACGGCACCTCCACGCCGGAGCTGGTCATCTCGGTGAAGGCCGGCCTGGGCGGCAACCCGGACCTGGCGCTCGGGAACGTGGTCGGCTCCAACGTCTTCAACGTGCTCTTCATCCTGGGGGTGGCCGGGCTGGTGGCGCCGCTGGCGGTGGCCCGGCAGCTCGTCCGGCTCGAGGTGCCCATCATGATCGGCGCCTCGCTGGCGGTCTGGGCGCTGGCGCTCGACGGTGCCGTCGGGCGGTGGGACGGCCTCCTGCTTGCCGTGGGGATCGCCGCCTACACGACCTGGTCCATCTGGCGCAGCCGCCGCGAGGAGGCCGACCGGCGCGCCGCCACGCCCGCGCCGCCGGAGGCCGGACCGGCGGGCGGCCAGGGCCGGGGCCGGGAGCTCCTCTCGGGCCTGCTCTGGGTCGGCGCCGGCCTGGTCCTGCTGGTGGTGGGGGCTCGCCTCTTCGTGGACGGCTCGGTCGCCCTGGCGCGGCTGCTGGGCGTCTCGGACCTGGTCATCGGCCTGACCATCGTGGCGGCCGGGACCTCGCTGCCCGAGGTGGCCACCTCGGTGGTCGCCACCCTCCGCGGGGAGCGCGACATCGCCATCGGCAACGTGGTCGGCTCCAACATCTACAACCTGCTGGCCGTCCTGGGGGTCTCGGCGCTGGCTACGCCCGGGGGCCTGCGGGTCGCGCCCGCGCTGCTGGCCTTCGACCTGCCGGTCATGGTGGCGGTGGCGGTGGCCTGCCTGCCCATCTTCCTGACCGGCCTCTCCATCGCCAGGCTGGAGGCGGCCGCGTTCCTGGGCTTCTACCTGGCCTACGCCGCCTACCTGGTGCTCAAGGCGCAGGAGCACGACGCCCTGCGCGGCTTCACGGCGGTCATGCTGGAGTTCGTCATCCCGCTCGCGGTGCTGGGGATCGCGGTCTCGCTCTGGCGACACTTCCGCTCCCCGGCCGCGTCCCGGTGA
- a CDS encoding acetyl-CoA carboxylase biotin carboxyl carrier protein subunit → MAEKVAAHITGTVVRLEKARGDAVAPGEVVVILESMKMEMPVEALVGGLVVEVRCQPGQAVAEGDVLVVLG, encoded by the coding sequence ATGGCGGAGAAGGTGGCGGCGCACATCACCGGCACGGTGGTCCGGCTGGAGAAGGCGCGCGGCGACGCGGTGGCGCCCGGCGAGGTGGTGGTGATCCTCGAGTCGATGAAGATGGAGATGCCGGTGGAGGCGCTGGTGGGTGGCCTGGTGGTGGAGGTGCGCTGCCAGCCCGGGCAGGCGGTCGCCGAGGGCGACGTGCTGGTCGTGCTGGGATGA
- a CDS encoding putative Na+/H+ antiporter — protein MATPSPSGFPLPLEAYQGEAGLGLLEVLARRAAADPLNLVATGLFLAAILHTFAAPALMAASHRRRLQVEAARGEGAHSASVELLHLLGEIEVVFGLWVVPLLAVLAFAEGPRGPERFLSQVHFTEPVFVVVIMAVASTRPVLAFAEQVMGAIARAVGGTPLAWWLTILTVGPLLGSLITEPAAMVICALLLSRRIFDLEPGPRFRYATLGLLFVNVSVGGTLTHFAAPPVIMVAARFGWDTPFMLGHFGWKAAVGILTANLLTALALRRELAALGGRPPPAATEEEEAAAPPVWIVATHLAMLGLLVFTSHTPSVLVGAFLFFLGFQRATAPHQAPLDLRSPLLVGFFLAGLVIHGSGQAWWIQPVLSRLDAVPLFFGALGLTAFNDNAAITYLASLVPGFSDELKYAVMAGAVAGGGLTVIANAPNPAGQAMLARHFPSGVRPLPLLVGALPATVIVSACLLLL, from the coding sequence ATGGCCACCCCCAGCCCGTCCGGCTTCCCCCTCCCGCTGGAGGCCTACCAGGGCGAGGCCGGGCTCGGCCTGCTCGAGGTGCTGGCCCGCCGCGCCGCCGCCGACCCCTTGAACCTGGTGGCCACCGGCCTCTTCCTGGCCGCCATCCTGCACACCTTCGCCGCCCCGGCCCTGATGGCCGCCTCACACCGGCGGAGGCTCCAGGTGGAGGCGGCGCGCGGCGAGGGCGCGCACAGCGCCAGCGTGGAACTGCTCCACCTGCTCGGCGAGATCGAGGTGGTCTTCGGGCTCTGGGTGGTGCCGCTGCTGGCGGTGCTGGCCTTCGCGGAGGGGCCGCGCGGGCCGGAGCGCTTCCTCTCCCAGGTCCACTTCACCGAGCCGGTCTTCGTGGTGGTCATCATGGCGGTGGCCTCCACCCGGCCGGTGCTGGCCTTCGCCGAGCAGGTCATGGGGGCCATCGCCCGGGCCGTGGGCGGGACGCCACTGGCCTGGTGGCTCACCATCCTCACGGTCGGCCCGCTGCTCGGCTCGCTCATCACCGAGCCGGCCGCCATGGTCATCTGCGCCCTGCTCCTGTCCCGGCGCATCTTCGACCTCGAGCCTGGCCCGCGCTTCCGCTACGCCACGCTCGGGCTGCTCTTCGTCAACGTCTCCGTGGGGGGGACGCTCACCCACTTCGCCGCGCCCCCGGTCATCATGGTGGCCGCCCGCTTCGGCTGGGACACGCCGTTCATGCTGGGTCACTTCGGGTGGAAGGCCGCGGTGGGCATCCTGACGGCCAACCTGCTGACCGCGCTGGCGCTGCGCCGGGAGCTGGCCGCGCTCGGGGGGCGGCCCCCCCCTGCCGCCACGGAGGAGGAGGAGGCCGCCGCGCCGCCCGTCTGGATCGTGGCGACGCACCTCGCCATGCTCGGGCTGCTGGTCTTCACGTCCCACACGCCGTCGGTGCTGGTCGGGGCCTTCCTCTTCTTCCTCGGCTTCCAGCGGGCCACGGCGCCACACCAGGCGCCGCTCGACCTCCGCTCGCCGCTCCTGGTCGGCTTCTTCCTGGCGGGCCTGGTGATCCACGGCAGCGGGCAGGCCTGGTGGATCCAGCCGGTGCTCTCGCGGCTCGACGCGGTGCCGCTCTTCTTCGGGGCCCTGGGGCTCACCGCGTTCAACGACAACGCCGCCATCACCTACCTGGCCTCGCTGGTGCCCGGCTTCTCCGACGAGCTCAAGTACGCGGTGATGGCCGGGGCGGTGGCCGGCGGCGGCCTCACCGTCATCGCCAACGCGCCCAACCCGGCCGGCCAGGCCATGCTGGCGCGCCACTTCCCCAGCGGCGTCCGCCCGCTGCCGCTGCTGGTGGGCGCGCTGCCTGCGACGGTCATCGTGAGCGCCTGCCTGCTGCTGCTGTAA
- a CDS encoding FHA domain-containing protein, translating to MKLVIEDDAGTRMLVPFTSEELTLGRAATGVGWRLPDRNVSRRHARFSRSSGGAIFVEDLGSLTGTWLNGERVAGKRKLRPGDLVEIGHYDLMVLPDGAEAAGPGTPPPLPAVDLLDPAVVQPAPSAPPAATAPGAAPPRPAARRRLALAAALVAALLAGLLLARLAR from the coding sequence ATGAAGCTGGTCATCGAGGACGACGCTGGGACCCGCATGCTGGTCCCGTTCACCTCGGAGGAGCTCACCCTGGGGCGGGCCGCCACCGGCGTGGGCTGGCGGCTGCCCGACCGCAACGTCTCCAGGCGCCACGCCCGCTTCTCCCGGAGCAGCGGGGGCGCCATCTTCGTGGAGGACCTGGGCAGCCTGACCGGCACCTGGCTCAACGGCGAGCGGGTGGCCGGCAAGCGCAAGCTCCGGCCCGGCGACCTGGTGGAGATCGGCCACTACGACCTGATGGTGCTGCCCGACGGCGCGGAGGCCGCCGGTCCGGGCACGCCGCCGCCGCTGCCGGCCGTGGACCTGCTCGACCCCGCGGTGGTGCAGCCCGCGCCCAGCGCCCCGCCTGCGGCCACCGCCCCCGGGGCCGCGCCGCCCCGACCTGCCGCCCGGCGCCGCCTGGCGCTGGCGGCCGCGCTGGTGGCCGCCCTCCTGGCGGGTCTGCTGCTGGCGCGCCTCGCCCGCTGA
- a CDS encoding SDR family oxidoreductase, with protein MESIEGRVALVTGGGRGIGRAIALALARAGAHVAVAARTLPELESVAGEVAALGRRTYFFPLDLADRAMIAEAPRLVAAALGPVEILVNNAGMHVVGPLQGLDDAGWDAVLAVNLTGPALLTRACLPGMYDRTWGRVVNVASVAGKTGLKFGAAYAASKHGLVGLTRSLALEGARQGVTVNAICPSWTETKMMDDAVEQVALHTQRTDAEARKALLRGNPIGRAALPEEVADAAVYLASSPVVTGQSLHVDGGEVMA; from the coding sequence ATGGAATCCATCGAGGGGCGCGTCGCGCTGGTCACCGGTGGTGGGCGAGGCATCGGCCGGGCCATCGCGCTGGCGCTGGCCAGGGCCGGGGCGCACGTGGCGGTGGCGGCGCGCACCCTGCCGGAGCTGGAGTCGGTGGCCGGCGAGGTGGCCGCCCTGGGCCGGCGCACCTACTTCTTCCCGCTCGACCTGGCCGATCGCGCCATGATCGCCGAGGCGCCGCGGCTGGTGGCCGCCGCGCTCGGGCCGGTGGAGATCCTGGTCAACAACGCCGGGATGCACGTGGTCGGCCCGCTGCAGGGGCTCGACGACGCCGGCTGGGACGCCGTGCTGGCCGTCAACCTGACCGGCCCGGCCCTGCTGACCCGCGCCTGCCTGCCGGGCATGTACGACCGGACCTGGGGCCGCGTCGTCAACGTGGCCTCGGTGGCCGGCAAGACCGGCCTGAAGTTCGGCGCGGCCTACGCCGCCTCCAAGCACGGGCTGGTGGGGCTGACGCGCTCGCTGGCGCTCGAGGGCGCCCGCCAGGGCGTCACCGTCAACGCCATCTGCCCGAGCTGGACCGAGACCAAGATGATGGACGACGCGGTGGAGCAGGTGGCGCTCCACACCCAGCGCACCGACGCCGAGGCGCGCAAGGCGCTGCTGCGGGGGAACCCCATCGGCCGCGCCGCGCTGCCGGAGGAGGTGGCCGACGCGGCCGTCTACCTGGCCAGCAGCCCGGTGGTGACCGGCCAGTCGCTGCACGTGGACGGCGGCGAGGTCATGGCGTAG
- a CDS encoding enoyl-CoA hydratase/isomerase family protein produces MTPQRLRSEERGAVRVLTIDNPQKRNALDFRALDELLAACQPAALAGVRCLVLRGAGLEAFSSGFDLAELGQVNGRGERPDEAVERAADALAAVACPTVAFLNGPAYGGGCELAATCDLRVARQGIALGLPPAKLGVVYPEGGLRRFLQLVGGARTRELFFLGKPVDAVTAQAWGLVNRLVPAEGAEDAALALAEEIAGNAPLAVQGMKRILRLLEAAHERGLSAAERDEIADLRRRAFESQDILEGRKAFAERRPPAFQGR; encoded by the coding sequence ATGACGCCGCAGCGCCTCCGCAGCGAGGAGCGCGGGGCGGTCCGCGTGCTCACCATCGACAACCCGCAGAAGCGCAACGCCCTCGACTTCCGGGCGCTCGACGAGTTGTTGGCGGCCTGCCAGCCGGCGGCGCTGGCGGGGGTGCGCTGCCTGGTCCTGCGCGGGGCCGGCCTGGAGGCCTTCTCCTCCGGCTTCGATCTGGCCGAGCTGGGCCAGGTGAACGGGCGCGGCGAGCGACCCGACGAGGCGGTGGAGCGCGCCGCCGACGCCCTGGCCGCGGTGGCCTGCCCCACCGTGGCCTTCCTGAACGGCCCGGCCTACGGAGGCGGCTGCGAGCTGGCCGCCACCTGCGACCTGCGGGTGGCCCGCCAGGGCATCGCGCTCGGGCTGCCGCCGGCCAAGCTGGGCGTGGTCTACCCGGAGGGCGGCCTGCGCCGCTTCCTGCAGCTGGTGGGCGGGGCCCGCACCCGCGAGCTCTTCTTCCTGGGCAAGCCGGTGGACGCCGTCACCGCGCAGGCCTGGGGGCTGGTGAACCGGCTGGTGCCGGCCGAGGGGGCCGAGGACGCAGCGCTGGCGCTGGCAGAGGAGATCGCCGGCAACGCCCCGCTGGCCGTGCAGGGCATGAAGCGGATCCTGCGGCTGCTGGAGGCCGCCCACGAGCGGGGCCTGTCGGCCGCCGAACGCGACGAGATCGCAGACCTGCGCCGCCGCGCCTTCGAGAGCCAGGACATCCTGGAGGGGCGGAAGGCCTTCGCCGAGCGGCGCCCGCCAGCGTTCCAAGGGCGGTGA
- a CDS encoding TrpB-like pyridoxal phosphate-dependent enzyme gives MQTKFLLGENQIPTHWYNVIADLPAPPAPVLHPGTMKPVTPADMLPLFPPGLLEQEMSAERWIKIPDEVREIYRLWRPSPLIRAHRLERLLGTPAKIYFKYEGVSPAGSHKPNTAIPQAYYNKLAGTKRIASETGAGQWGSSIALACQMFGLECTVYMVKVSYGQKPYRKSMMQLWGAEVLASPSPRTNAGRAILAADPTNQGSLGIAISEAVEDAATHDDTRYALGSVLNHVCLHQTVIGLEAKEQLKLAGDYPDVVIGCHGGGSNFAGIAFPFLADKAAGKQVRLLAVEPSSCPTLTKGVYEFDFGDTAKMAPVAKMYTLGHDFMPPGIHAGGLRYHGASPLVSQVVHHGLVEARAVNQLACFEAAVMFARTEAIIPAPESSHAIRGAIDEALAAKAEGKPRTILFNLSGHGHVDMASYDAYFAGQLEDYEYPVEKVKESLRHLPTVPAL, from the coding sequence ATGCAGACCAAGTTCCTGCTCGGCGAGAACCAGATCCCCACCCACTGGTACAACGTCATCGCCGACCTGCCCGCGCCACCCGCGCCGGTGCTGCACCCCGGCACCATGAAGCCGGTCACGCCGGCCGACATGCTGCCGCTCTTCCCGCCCGGGCTGCTGGAGCAGGAGATGTCGGCGGAGCGCTGGATCAAGATCCCCGACGAGGTCCGGGAGATCTACCGGCTGTGGCGTCCCAGCCCGCTCATCCGGGCCCACCGGCTGGAGCGGCTGCTCGGCACGCCGGCCAAGATCTACTTCAAGTACGAGGGGGTCTCGCCGGCCGGCTCCCACAAGCCCAACACCGCCATCCCGCAGGCCTACTACAACAAGCTGGCCGGCACGAAGCGCATCGCCTCCGAGACCGGCGCCGGCCAGTGGGGCTCCTCCATCGCGCTGGCCTGCCAGATGTTCGGCCTGGAGTGCACCGTCTACATGGTGAAGGTCTCCTACGGCCAGAAGCCCTACCGCAAGTCGATGATGCAGCTGTGGGGCGCCGAGGTGCTGGCCTCGCCCAGCCCGCGCACCAACGCCGGCCGCGCCATCCTGGCCGCCGACCCCACCAACCAGGGCTCGCTCGGCATCGCCATCTCGGAGGCGGTGGAGGACGCCGCCACCCACGACGACACCCGCTACGCCCTCGGCTCGGTGCTCAACCACGTCTGCCTGCACCAGACCGTCATCGGGCTGGAGGCCAAGGAGCAGCTGAAGCTGGCCGGCGACTACCCGGACGTGGTCATCGGCTGCCACGGCGGCGGCTCCAACTTCGCCGGCATCGCCTTCCCGTTCCTGGCCGACAAGGCCGCCGGCAAGCAGGTGCGCCTGCTGGCCGTGGAGCCGAGCTCCTGCCCCACCCTCACCAAGGGGGTCTACGAGTTCGACTTCGGCGACACCGCCAAGATGGCGCCGGTGGCCAAGATGTACACGCTGGGTCACGACTTCATGCCGCCCGGCATCCACGCCGGCGGCCTGCGCTACCACGGCGCCTCGCCGCTGGTCTCGCAGGTGGTGCACCACGGCCTGGTGGAGGCCCGCGCGGTGAACCAGCTGGCCTGCTTCGAGGCGGCGGTGATGTTCGCCCGCACCGAGGCCATCATCCCGGCCCCGGAGTCGAGCCACGCCATCCGCGGCGCCATCGACGAGGCGCTGGCGGCCAAGGCGGAGGGGAAGCCGCGCACCATCCTCTTCAACCTCTCCGGCCACGGCCACGTGGACATGGCCTCCTACGACGCCTACTTCGCCGGCCAGCTGGAGGACTACGAGTACCCGGTGGAGAAGGTGAAGGAGTCGCTGCGCCACCTGCCCACGGTGCCGGCGCTCTAG
- a CDS encoding transposase, translated as MTAPRQILPGRTYLVTRRCLLRHFFLRPSAVVNQVVAYVLALAAERYQVQVHAYCVLSNHLHLVVTDPHARLPAFQQFLCSFVARALNAHLGRWEYFWAPCTYSAVVLGSPEDVIAKAAYTLANPVAAGLVRAAHLWPGLWSAPDTIGTTIRVKRPDHFFDREGLLPEHVDLALEVPTGFSSTEEFRDRLRAELSRQEEAARAQIPAFLGVTRVRTQSPFARPRPGEPRRRLSPRVAARDKWRRIELLQQLESFLSDYWEALRVWREGKVEPVFPAGTYLMRVAHGVACASA; from the coding sequence ATGACCGCGCCACGGCAGATCCTCCCGGGTCGCACCTACCTCGTCACGCGCCGCTGCCTGCTCCGCCACTTCTTCCTCCGCCCCAGCGCGGTGGTCAACCAGGTGGTGGCCTACGTGCTTGCCCTGGCGGCCGAGCGCTACCAGGTCCAGGTCCACGCCTACTGCGTCCTCTCCAACCACCTCCACCTCGTCGTCACCGATCCCCACGCCCGCCTGCCCGCCTTCCAGCAGTTCCTCTGCTCCTTCGTGGCCCGCGCCCTCAACGCCCATCTCGGGCGCTGGGAGTACTTCTGGGCGCCCTGCACCTACAGCGCCGTGGTCCTCGGGTCACCCGAGGACGTCATCGCCAAGGCCGCATACACCCTCGCAAACCCCGTCGCCGCCGGCCTGGTCCGCGCTGCCCACCTCTGGCCGGGGCTCTGGTCGGCGCCGGACACCATCGGCACCACCATCCGGGTGAAGCGTCCGGACCACTTCTTCGACCGGGAGGGGCTCCTCCCCGAACACGTCGACCTCGCGCTCGAGGTGCCGACCGGCTTCAGCTCGACCGAGGAGTTCCGCGACCGGCTTCGGGCGGAGCTCTCGCGGCAGGAGGAGGCGGCCCGCGCCCAGATCCCGGCCTTCCTCGGCGTGACCCGGGTGCGGACGCAGAGCCCCTTCGCCCGCCCGAGGCCCGGCGAGCCACGCCGCCGGCTCTCTCCCAGGGTGGCCGCGCGGGACAAGTGGAGGCGCATCGAGCTCCTCCAGCAGCTGGAGAGCTTCCTCAGCGACTACTGGGAGGCGCTCAGGGTCTGGCGCGAAGGCAAGGTGGAGCCCGTGTTCCCTGCCGGGACCTACCTGATGCGGGTCGCACACGGCGTCGCCTGCGCTTCCGCCTAG
- a CDS encoding serine/threonine protein kinase, producing MAEIFRARTVGAAGFEKELVVKRILPNRAQDQGFISMLVNEAKLTVQLTHNNVAQIYECGLVEGNAFIAMELVNGVSLKEVMHAFPRAGVTISPEQAIFMVLQLLQGLDYAHKKTDGQGHALQIVHCDVSPDNCLVSYEGEVKLLDFGIARAATGLSNYKEGMLMGKLGYVAPEQASLETRWDHRVDLFAAGIILYELLTRQKPFPKATDVDSLITSRKAKVVPPSTLDPRLPRELDQIVARALAYDPAKRYGEARHFAEALVDVLFPTPHSAVQDLLNQQMHQVFGDKITRLRQARAHDALIMKVLTNLADRPADLGTTAQHGLPSLRGGDPMELEPLAEVPPPESRPAPQARAPQRPVVVRRSSFGALSLAALLGAAAGAAGAWFGAPWLRPGALIVTSLPPGADVALDGLPTGQRTPAVLEGLPLARPHEVTLSGPALRETTVAVRPSPGQVAVRVHATLASTLGTLTVESVPPGAAVRLDDVARGTTPLSIPGVRLDLRHRIDLELAGHEIDQVVVLPEKDGALVRRTLTAAPPDAGRVREGARAR from the coding sequence ATGGCCGAGATCTTCCGGGCCCGCACCGTGGGCGCGGCCGGCTTCGAGAAGGAGCTGGTGGTGAAGCGGATCCTGCCCAACCGGGCGCAGGACCAGGGCTTCATCTCCATGCTGGTGAACGAGGCCAAGCTCACCGTCCAGCTGACCCACAACAACGTGGCGCAGATCTACGAGTGCGGGCTGGTGGAGGGCAACGCCTTCATCGCCATGGAGCTGGTGAACGGCGTCTCGCTCAAGGAGGTGATGCACGCCTTCCCGCGGGCCGGCGTCACCATCTCTCCGGAGCAGGCCATCTTCATGGTGCTGCAGCTGCTCCAGGGGCTGGACTACGCCCACAAGAAGACCGACGGGCAGGGCCACGCGCTGCAGATCGTCCACTGCGACGTCTCGCCCGACAACTGCCTGGTCTCCTACGAGGGCGAGGTGAAGCTGCTCGACTTCGGCATCGCCCGGGCCGCCACCGGCCTCTCCAACTACAAGGAGGGCATGCTGATGGGGAAGCTCGGGTACGTGGCGCCCGAGCAGGCCTCGCTGGAGACCCGCTGGGACCACCGGGTCGACCTCTTCGCCGCCGGCATCATCCTCTACGAGCTCCTGACGCGGCAGAAGCCCTTCCCCAAGGCCACCGACGTCGACTCGCTGATCACCTCCCGCAAGGCCAAGGTGGTGCCCCCCTCCACCCTGGACCCGCGGCTGCCGCGCGAGCTCGATCAGATCGTGGCGCGGGCCCTGGCCTACGACCCGGCCAAGCGGTACGGCGAGGCCCGCCACTTCGCCGAGGCGCTGGTGGACGTGCTCTTCCCCACGCCCCACTCGGCGGTGCAGGACCTGCTCAACCAGCAGATGCACCAGGTGTTCGGCGACAAGATCACCCGGCTGCGCCAGGCGCGCGCCCACGACGCGCTCATCATGAAGGTGCTCACCAACCTGGCCGACCGCCCGGCCGACCTCGGCACCACGGCGCAGCACGGCCTGCCCTCGCTGCGCGGGGGCGACCCCATGGAGCTGGAGCCGCTGGCCGAGGTGCCGCCGCCGGAGTCCCGCCCGGCGCCCCAGGCCCGGGCGCCGCAGCGCCCGGTGGTGGTGCGCCGCTCCTCCTTCGGCGCGCTCTCGCTGGCCGCGCTGCTGGGCGCCGCCGCCGGGGCGGCCGGCGCCTGGTTCGGCGCGCCCTGGCTGCGCCCCGGCGCCCTCATCGTCACCAGCCTGCCGCCCGGCGCGGACGTGGCGCTCGACGGCCTGCCCACCGGGCAGCGCACCCCGGCGGTGCTGGAGGGGCTGCCGCTGGCCCGGCCGCACGAGGTGACCCTCTCCGGGCCGGCGCTGCGCGAGACCACCGTGGCGGTGCGCCCCTCGCCCGGGCAGGTGGCGGTGCGGGTCCACGCCACCCTGGCGTCCACGCTGGGCACGCTCACGGTGGAGAGCGTCCCGCCCGGCGCGGCGGTGCGCCTCGACGACGTGGCCCGCGGCACCACCCCGCTCTCCATCCCCGGCGTCCGGCTCGACCTGCGCCACCGCATCGACCTGGAGCTGGCCGGCCACGAGATCGACCAGGTGGTGGTGCTGCCGGAGAAGGACGGGGCGCTGGTGCGCCGCACCCTGACCGCCGCCCCCCCGGACGCCGGCCGGGTGCGCGAGGGGGCGCGCGCCCGATGA